Below is a window of bacterium DNA.
ACGGCTGCGGCAAATCCAACCTCATGGACGCCGTGCGCTGGGTGCTCGGCGAACAGCGCGCCCGCGTCCTGCGCGGCGGCAAGATGGAGGATGTGATCTTCTCCGGCACACCCCAGCGTCCCGGGATGTCGGCCGCCGAAGTCACCCTGATCGTCGACAACCAGTCCGGCGGTCTGCCCACCGACTTCACCGAAGTCGCCATCACCCGCCGTCTCGACCGCTCCGGTGAAAGCGAGTACCGTCTCAATGGCGTCCCCTGCCGTCTCAAGGACATCCACGACCTGTTGCTCGACACCGGGATGGGCTCGCACGGCTACGCCGTCATTCAGGCGGCGATGATCGACGCCATCCTCTCCGAAAACCCCGACGAGCGCCGCTTCCTCTTCGAGGAGGCCGCCGGCGTCTCGAAATACAAGGTCCGTCAGAAGGCCGCCCTGCGCAAAATGGAGGCGACCGAGCAGGATCTGCTGCGTCTCACCGACCTGAAGAATGAGGTCGCCACCCACGTTCGCTCGCTTGCGCGTCAGAAGGGGATGGCCGAACGCCACCGCCAGTTGCGCGACCGCTGGAAGGCCGTCGATCTGGCGCTGGCCGTGCGCGAGTACAAACGCCGCCTCGAACAGGCGTCCGCGCTGCATCAGGCGCACCAGCAGGCGCGCGAGGAGTCGGCCACTCTCTCCGCGCAGGTCGACCAGCTGGAGATCGAATGGCAAGCGTTGCGCGTCGCCCTCGACGAGGCCGAACGCGTCGCCCAGGCCGCCGCCGACCGTCTCACCGAGGCGACCAACCTCCTGCATGCGCACAAGACCGAGTCGATCCGCTGGGAGGATCGCCAGCGCCATCTGCGGGAGGACCAGGCGCGCCTGTCCGAACGGCGGCAGGCGCTGACGGAGCGTCTCGCCGAGCTGGAGAAGCGCCGCGGCGTCGCCGACTACGAAGCCAACAACGCCCGCGCCGCGCGCGAATTGATCGCCGAGCGCGTGGTGAAAGTGGAACAGGCCTACCGCGAAGCCCGCGACGCCGTCGCCGCGCGCGAAGCCGCCCTGGCCGAGGTCGATGCCGAGCACACCCGCATCCAGCATGCCCACCTGCGGCTGGCCTCCCAACGCGAGGCCTGGGAGCATCGCCGCGAGGATGTCTTGCGCCGTCGCGAGCAGTTGCGCGAACGCCGCGACCGTCAGACCGCCCTGGTGGCGCAGGCCCAGACCGAGACCGATCAACTCACCGGCGAACTTGAGGCCCGTCGCGCCGAAGAGCGCGCGCTCGCCGAAACGCACACCCGTCTCTCCGCCCAGTTCGCCGAGTGGGAGAACGAAAAGACCCGGTTGACCGAGGAGTCGCGCCAGCGCGACGCGCGGCTGGCCGAACTGCGCGCCGGACGCGACCTCGTCGCCGAACTGATCCAGCGCGGCGAGGGACTGGGGCAGGCGGCCGCGCAGATCCTCGCCGATCCGCGCTGGGCCGGACGTGTCGCCGGCTGGATTGACCGCCTCCATCCCCAGCACGATTGGCGGCATGCGGTCGAGGCGGCGCTGGCCGGCAGGATCGGCGCCATCTGGTGCGATGATCCCGCCACCGTCGCCGAACTGGTCGCACATCTGGCCAGCGGCGCGCAGGGACGCGCCACCATCCTCGATCGCTCGCTTCTGGCCCCGGCCGACACGCGCCCCGACATTCAGGCGCCCGAGTTTTCCGGCTGGCTCTCCGACAAAATCGAATGCGACACATCCGACCGTCCCTGGGTCGATGCGTTGCTGGGGCATGTCGCCACCGCCGCCGACACCGATGCCGCCCGCCGTCTCTTTCAGGCGGGGCAGGGGCGCTACGCCGTTGTCACGCCCGATGGCACGTTGTTCGCCGCGCCCGGCATCATTCAAGCCGGCGCCGACAGTGCGGAGCCGTTAGTCGGACGCGCCGACCGGCTCAAGGATTTCGATGAACGCATTCGCGAAGCCGAAGCCGCGTTGGCGTCCTGTGAACAGGCGCTCGCCGCCCTGAGCGCCCGCCTGATCGATCAGAAGCCGGCCCTCGACGATGCCGCGCGCCGCCTGACCGAGATGGAGGCCGAGATTTCCGCGCGGCAGTTGGCGCTCGAAGCAGCCAGCACCCGTCTGGCCGAATACCGCCGCCGCGCCGCCGAACTGGATGCGGAATGGGCCCAGCAGGAGTCGCTCGGCCTGACCGACCCCGCCACCGATGGCGCCTCGGAAACCGAACTGCAGACCCGTCTGGCCGCGCTGGCCGCCGCCCTGGCCGAGGCGCGCGCCGCGCTGGCCGCCGCCGAGGAGAAACAGAATCAGGCGGCCGCCATCCTCAATCAGGCGCGGGTCGAAGTGGTTGAATCGCAGGCCAAACTCGATGCCCACGTAACCGAAATCCGCCGCTGCGAGGAATCCGCCGCCGAGACCCGTCTGGAGCAGGAATCGATCCAGGCGCGCCTGACGGAAATCGCCGCCGAGCAGGAGACGCTCGCGGCCAATCTTGCAGGCGCCGCCGCGCGCGAACGCGAACTCCAGGCCGCCTGCGATCAGGCCGACAGCGAACGCGCCGCCACCCGCGCCGAAGTTGCCCGCCGCAAGGATGCGATGTCCGGCGTGGAGAATCGCCTGCGCGAACTACGGCACACCCGCGACGACGCCGAGCGCAAGCGCGCCCAGATCGAACTCGAACTCTCCGGGCTCCGTCATGATGCCGAGCAGACCCGTCTGCGCATCCAGGAGACTCACGGGATCGATCCCGCCTCGGCCACGATCGAAGAGACCGCCGACTCCGACGACGACCTGCGCGAGAAGGCCGAATCGCTCAAGCAGCAGATCGACCGCCTCGGCCCGGTCAACCCGTTGGCCCTCGAAGAGTACCAGACCGAAAAGCAACGCTGGGACTTCCTCGAAAAGCAGGTCGGCGACCTGCGCTCCGCCAAGCAGCAGTTGCAGGAGACCATCGACGAGCTCAACCGCACCGCCGGCGAGCGCTTCATGGAGACCTTCAACTCGGCGCGCGCGCACTTCCAGAATGTCTTCACCGAACTGTTCCGCGGCGGCGAGGCCGATGTCCGTCTGACCGAGGAGGGCAACCCGCTGGAGTCGCCGATCGAAATCTATGCCCGTCCACGTGGCAAGAAGTTCATCGGCATCCGCCAGCTCTCCGGCGGCGAACGCGCCCTCACCGCGCTGGCGCTGCTCTTCGGCCTCTACCTGGTCAAGCCGTCGCCCTTCTGCATTCTCGATGAAGTCGACGCGCCCCTCGATGACGCCAACTGTGGACGCTTCCTGCGGATGATCGATCGGTTCAAGGGACGCACCCAGTTTATCATCGTCACGCACAACAAGCTGACGATGGAGGCGGCCGACGCCCTCTATGGTGTGACCATGGAACAACCCGGCATCTCCAAACTGGTCTCGGTGCGTCTCAACCGCGCCGACGAATCGGCCGCCGAACCCGGCCTGGCCGAACCGCGCATCGCCATCGACACGGCCGAGCCCGCCGACGTCGACTCGTAAGCGCCGCTATCGCATCCCCGCCACGTCGCGCATTCGCCGGACAAGGGGCCTCCAGCCCCTTGTTTACCGCCCGGCAACGCGATATCCTTGCCCCTCCCGGAGGACATCGTGCGTTCCTTTTTTCAGAAACTCAAAGACGGCCTCTCCAAGACTCACAGGAACCTCACCGACAAGATCAAGGAATCGATCGGCCTCCAGCCGAAGTTCGATCCCGCGCTCTTCGACGATCTTGAGGCGGCCCTGATCGCCGCCGATTGCGGCCTCGACCTGGCCGTCGAACTGACCGAGACCACCCGCGAGGCCTGCAAGCGTGACAACGTCGGCGACTCCGATGGCGTGATCGCCCGGCTCAAGCAGGCGATGGCCGATGTCCTGCGCCACAGCGCCCGCCCCGCATCCGGTTCGATCGGACGGCCGCAGGTGACGGTCTTCGTCGGCGTCAACGGCGCGGGGAAGACCACCTCGATCGGCAAGATCGGTTGCCACCATGCCCGCGCCGGACGCTCCGTCATCTTCGCTGCCGCCGACACCTTTCGCGCCGCCGCCGGCGAACAACTGGAAATCTGGGCCGAACGCGCCGGCGCGCAGATCGTGGCATCGCAGCATGGCGCCGATCCGGCCGCGGTCGCTTACGATGCCGTCGCCGCCGCCAAGGCGCGCGGCGTCGATGTCGTGCTGATCGACACCGCCGGACGCCTCCAGACCAAATCGAACCTGATGGCCGAGCTGGCCAAGGTGCGCCGCTCGGTCGACAAGGCGCTGGGCAACGATGCGCCCAAACCGGAAGTCCTGCTGGTCATGGATGCGACCACCGGGCAGAATGGTCTGTCACAGGCGCAGGAATTCACCAAGGCCGTCGGCGTCGATGGCATCGTGCTCACCAAACTCGATGGCACCGCCAAAGGTGGCATCGTGCTGGCGATCGCCCACACACTGAAGATTCCCGTCGCCTGGGTCGGTGTCGGCGAGGGAATAGAGGATCTCGAAACCTTTGACCCCGACGAGTTCGTCGAAGCCCTCTTCGCCTGACTGTTCTCACCGGGACAAGGGGCTGAAAGCCCCTTGCGTTCGGCTGAGCGTCCCATGCGCCTGACCGTAATCGCCATCGGCAAGCCCCGCGCACCGTGGGCAATCGCCGCGCTGGAGCATTACACCAGGTTCCTGTCCAAGTACACCGACGTACGCTTCGCGTGGCTCAAACCCGCGCCGGCCTCGCTCGAGAACACAGGCGCCATTGTCCGCCATGAAGGCGACCGCATCCTGGCGCACCTGACGGCCGAACCAGGATTCGCCATCGCCTGCGACAAGGCCGGGAGGAGCTTCACATCCGAAACGTTCGCGGCGCGTCTGCAGAAGGGAATTGATGCGCATGGCGGCCGGGTGTGTATCATCATCGGCGGCGCTTGGGGGCTGGATCCCCGGGTGCAGGAAGCCGCCCATCTGGCCTGGTCGTTCGGCCCGTTGACCTTCCCGCACGAACTGGCGCTGGTCACCGCCTGCGAACAGACCGCCCGCGCCCTGTCCATCCTGCGTGGCGAGGGCTACCACAAGTAGTATTCGTCTCGGTATCTGGTTGTCAGCGAATAAGATACTTTTATCCTTCGATATTTATCGCCATGCCCGCTCGCGGGTTTTATTTTGACAGGCCAATGGTTGCAGTTTGACAGCCAACACATCCAAGGAGGGTGCATGCGCAAAGTGATCGTTCTGACATCCGTACTGATGGTCGCCCTGCTCTTCAGCAGCGCCGCCCAGGCGGAAGTCCTCGGCCGGTTCGCCGTCTCACCGTATGGCGGCGTTGTCATTCCGATCGGTGACTTCGCCGACAACGATCCCGAAAATGAGAATTCACTGGGCGCCAAGACGGGGTTCGGACTCGGCGCGATGGCGGAGTATGGTCTGACCGAGAATGTCATGGTCGGCGGCCGCTTCGGTTACAATCAGTTTGGATTCGACGAAGACATGTCGCCGGTCGAGGGCGCCACACTGGACGGTCCAAAGTGGACCGTGATGGAGTTCGGTGCCTTTGTGAAGCTTCTGCTTTCAGCCGGCAGCAACACCCGCCCGTACTTCAAAGCCGGAGTCAACGCGGGGAAAGCGAAGTTCAAAACGGATGCCGAGGCCGGAGGTGAAAGCGGCGAAGTCGAAATAGACGTCGCAACAGCGCTCGGCCTGGAAGGCGGGGTCGGAGTCTTGCACATGTTCTCGCCGAATCTCGGCGGTTTCGTCGAGGGAAGCTTCAATCACCTGATGACTGACGGCAAGGATGTCGAATTGACCGTCGACGGTGATTCGTTCGGCACGGAAGAGGCGACGACCAACGTGCAGTGGATCGCCGTCCGCGCCGGCGTGTCGTTCTTCTTCGGCGGCAAGTAGTCCGTTCCATTCAGGATGATAGACACCAGCAGGCCGGGGCGTCCGCTCCGGCCTGCTGCGTTTTCACCCGGCTCGAATTATCGCTCGCCATCGACGGCCGCCGCGTGTATGTTTGCCGTCGTCTTTCAGTCGCGGTCCCACAACACAACCCGGAGGCTCTATGCGCCGACTCACGCTGTCCGTTGTCACGCTGGTTGTGATCGCCTGCTGCGCCGCTCCCGCGTCCGCCTTCGACGCGTACCATCGCTTCTTCCTTGCGGCCTGCGGCGGCGTGGTCGTCCCGATCGGGGACTTCGCCGATGATGATCTGGCCAATCCCCAGGCCGGCGGCGCCAAGACCGGCTTCGACTTGGGCCTCAGGCTGGAGTACGGCGTCACAGAAACCTTCCTGGTCGGCGGCCGTTTCGGCTACGACCGCTTCGACGTCAAGCGGGAGATGCTCGATGCGATCGCGCCCGACCTCGAAGCCCACTGGACACTGACCGAAATCTTCGGCCTCTACGGCAAGTTCCTGGCCATGCCCGGCGCGGCGACCCGTCCCTATGCACGCGCCGGCGCCTTCCTCGGCAAGCCCGAGCTGACCTTCGACAGCGGCGACGAGATCTGGTCGGGCGAATACGATGTCTCGCTCGGTCTCGAAGCGGCCATCGGCGTCACCCACATGTTCAGCCGCAATGTCGGCTTCGGGTTCGAGGCGCGTTTCGCCCACCTGTTCACCAGTGATTCCGATTCCGGTGACGATGCGGAGACCTTGGCGCGCATCGCCGGACCATCCGGCGTACGCGACCCCGGCGGCAACGTCAGTCTGATCGATCTGGCCGCTTTTGTCGACTATTCGTTCTAAGGGAGGTCCGAATCTGGCTCGGCGCTGAGGATCGTCATCCTGATCCGCCGCGGGCGGAGAGGGATCTGCCTCTTGACTGGCGCGTCGCAGGTCAGAAGCACTGCGTCTACGACGCTGACTCAGCGGTCAAAAATCGTCATCCCGAGCGGAGCGAGGGATCTGCTTCGTTCGCTGAACGGCAACAGACGTGACAACAGTGCTCTGATATTCGAGTGTCTGCCCTCAACCCGCCGCGGCGAACAGGCGGCTCTTGCGCAATTGCCGCCACCACACCGACCCCAGCGCGGCCACCAGCGCCGCCAGCCCTGCCCAGTGCCAGATGCCGATGCGTTCATCCGCCGCAACCAACGCGATCCTGGGTGTCCAGTCCCATGAACCCATCGTCGCATCGACCAAAACGCCCAACAGCACCGCCGTTATGATCATTCCCGCCAGATAGACCGTTGCGGCCCGTGCCCCCAGTTCGCGCACGATGACCGCAAACGACGCCGCGTTTGTCGCCGGCCCCACCAGCAGGAAGACCAGCGCCGCCCCGGGGCTCATCCCCTTGGCGAGGAAGACCGCCGCGATCGGCGTCGACGCCGACGCGCAGATGTAAAGCGGGACACCCACCACCACACCCATGACCATCTGCGTAAACGATCCGATGCGCTCAAACCAGTTGTCGGGAATGATCACCGCCAACACGCCCGACAACACAATCCCTACAACCAGCCAATTGGCGATGTCGGGCAGAAAGTCCTTCATCACATAGTCAAACGATCCCCGCAGCCGCGCCGCCCACGAAGAATCGGTCCTCTCGGCCCCATTGGTCCTGTCCGTTTCGAACACCGCCTTGCGCGGCGCAAACCGCTCCACCGCCAGCCCCGTGGCGGTCGCCGTGACCAACGCCGCCACCGGCCGCAGCACCGTCATCAGCGGATTGATCAACGCCCAGGTCACCGCGATCGAATCCGGACCGGTCTCGGGCTCCGACACCAGAAAGGAGACAGTCGCCCCGTCGGAGGCGCCGCTGCGACGCAACGTCATTGCCACCGGCACGACGCCGCATGAGCACAAGGGAAGGGGAATTCCCGCCAACGCCCCCTTGATGATCGAGCCGATCCCACGCCGTCCCAGCCAGCGAAAAATCTGGCCCTTCGGGAAGGCCGCATAGATCAACACCGCCGCGACAAGCCCGAGCACGATATAAGGCGCCATCTCCAGCGCAATCCGCCCGGTCTCTATCGCCGCGTTGGTGATCCAGGTTTTCATCGTTGGCTCGCTAACTCCTTCTACGTCAGCAACGATAGAACACTTGAACAAATATGCAAATAAAAAACGAGGACTGACAACCGGCCAAGTCCCTGTTCGGCCGCAACTTTGGCGTTGCGGCAACGTATGTCAGATGTGTCCAGTTGAGGTCACCATCCCGGCGGATCGGAAGGTGGTCCCATGTTGAAGTGGATACTCCTGAGTTCCCTGGCCTTGCTCCTGGCGGTGCCGTTGGCCATTGCCGCGGGCGCCCTGCTTGTGGGCGACGGATTCGCGACCGGCATCATTGTGGGATTCGGTGTGCCGTTATTTGTCGGTGTGGGCATGCTGATCGCCTTCGCCGTCGAATTCGCCGGACCCATCCTCCTGGCAATCGCGATCATCTATCTGATCAAGAAGGGGTGAGCGCGGAACTTCACGGGCCGCGTTCGTCTCACCCATGCCGCACATGCTCCAGCCCGAGCGCAAAGAGCGCCCGCACATGCTCGTCATCGATGGAGTAGTAGGCCATCTTGCCCTCGCGGCGATACTTCACCAGCCGCAGCGACCGCAATGTCCGCAACTGATGCGACACCGCCGACACGCTTGACCCGAGCACCTGCGCCAAGTCGCAGACACACAGCTCGCCGGTGAACAGCGCCTGGATGATCTTGATGCGTGTCGGATGCGCCACGCATTGGAAGATCGATGACATCCGCTCGATCTCGTCGGCGGGCAGCATCAACTTTCGCGCCGCCGCCACCTTCTTCGGATCAAACGAGTCGATTTCGCAGCGGTCGTTGGGGCCGTTCGGGCCGGGCGTTGGTGACTTGGCTGGCATGGGGCCAATATAACCCGATTGCCGCCGCGGTGCCGCGCCAAACCGCCCCCCGCCTCGTTGCCCATCTGCGCCCATGCGTCCATGCGCGGAATCGGTTATCTTTGCCGCATGCGCCAGCGGCCGGCATTGTCCCTCCTCTTCCTCATCGCCATCGCGGTCCCGGCCCAAGCCAATCCCGCCGACAGCGTCTTCTCCGCCTATGTCGCCGCCGTCCTCGGCGACAACTGGACCGCCGCCAAATCGCTCTGGCTGTCGGCGGAGGTGGAACTCGCCAACCGTCTCGAAGTCCGCTTCACCGGGTTGCCGCTCAAGGTCGATTGCACTTCGCCCCTGCAGGAGCACCGGGCGGTGATCGCCAACGGGACAATCCAATACTCCGTTTCCGATTCGCTGGTCACCGACACGCTGGTCGCCAAAGTCGTCGAGGTCCGTTCCGGCGCCGTCGCGGTACGGCACACCTATCTCCTTGTGCCGACCGAAACGGGCTGGCGGCTGACCTCGCCGATTTACCATGCCACCCGCGACTGGCCGGAGTATCACACGCGCTTCTTCCGGGTGCGCTGCCCCGACTCGAGCCTGCTCAACGATTTTGCGCTGGAAGCCCTCGATGCCGCCGTCGATTCGCTCGGCGGCGTCTTCCACTTCCACGACGATCACTGGATCCGTCTGACCGCGCGTCGCATCGATTACTACCTGGCCGACCGCGCGCGCGTGCGCGCGCTCACCGGGCATGACGCCCATGGCCTGACCTACCTGCCTTTGGATGCGATCGTCACCAGTCATCTGCCGCACCCGCATGAGATCGTGCATGCGCTGATGAATTTCCGTCTCGGCCAGTTGCCGATGTACACCCTGCCCGCTCTGCAGGAGGGCGTGGCGGTGGCCTACGGCGGCCGCTGGGGCAAGGCGCCGCACGTCAGTTTGCAGATGGGCGCGTATGTCCTCGATGCCGAGTTGATGACCGTCGAGGACATCCTCACCTATGACGGCTTTCAGGCCGATGCCTCCGACCTCTCGTATGCCGTCGGCGGGCTGTTCACGCGCTGTCTGATCTCCTCCATGGGATTTCCCAATTTCACCGTGCTGTATCGCCGGCTTTCCGGACCGCAGCAATATGTGCGCGGCATCCGCGCCGAAGATGTCCGGCAGGCAGTCGAGGAGAGCACCGGGCAACCCTGGGAACGGGTCGTCCCTGCCTGTCTGGTGCGCGAACTCGAGCTCTTCACCCACCGCGGCCTCGACCCCTGCCACGCAAGCCCCGATGCGTCTCTCCTGTGGCAGGAAGTGGCCGATGGTCTGGATGTGCGTATTCTCGCGGATGGGGTCCGCTACTACGTTGAACTGACAGGGGAGAAGTCGGGCGGCCAGACCGGCATCACCCTAAGCGACCCGGACTTTGGCGACAACGCCTACCGCAGCCGTCTGTTCTCCGAGCAGTTTCCCGATGCGCAGTATGACCACCAAATCCTCGGCATCGTTTGCGACAGTCTCGAGGCGGGCCTCTACGATTACCGCCGCGATTTGCTCCTGGCCAAGTTCGCCTCCGGCTTCTCGACCGGAGAGAGCATCTGGGACCCCGCCGCCCGCCGCATACGGTTTCAACTCGACAGGGCGATGCTCCCGGACACACTGGCTTCCGGACAGTTGCGGCTGATCCGCTGACAAACCTGCGCCGCCTTGTCAAAAAGGAGTGCCCCATGCGACGTGCCCATTTGTCCATCCGCTACATTCTCGCCGCGGCGATTGTCATGATCGCCGGGGAGAATGCCATGGCCGGCTGGTACACTGACTCGATCAAAACCGCGCCCGTGATCGAAATCCGCGGCGAACTGGCCGACACCGCCCGTTGCCGCGAGCTGGGCGACCGCTACATCGACGACAATCTCGACTACCTGCTCTCCGCGAACGAATGGCTGATCGTCAACTTCTGCGCCTACTGGTGCGGCGACTGCAACAACTTCACCCCCGATTTCAACCGCGCCGCCGGCCAATCCGCCTACGCCGGCATTCGCTGGGCCTACGCCGACATCGATGGCACCCGCGGCAACGAAAACATGCGCAAACGTTTCAGTCTGCCCGGTACGCCGGTAGTGATCCTTTTCCACAAGGGCGAGATTGTCAAAGACGCCGACGGCAACCCCGCCATCCTCGATGGCCACGCCGGCGACAAGACCTACGACGACATCATCGCCTACCTGAACGCGCACTACCGTCCGTAGGCAACGTCCCGATCGAGAACCTGATTCAAGTGTCGCGGGACACGGGGCTTTCAGCGCCTTGATCGCCGGCCGCCCGCTACGTCGCCACCAGCAGGCACGGCCGAAGCCTCGCCTTCCCAATCGTGCCGCCACCACACCCCCATCTCACAATCGCCAATCGCCAATCCCCACCCCCACTTCGGGGGTGCCAGTCACGTGACCGGGTAGGGTAGATGCCGCACTTTCCCTCCTCCTGGTGGCAACGCCTCTTTGCCCGCCGTGTCTCCTCCTCCAGCGACCGTCCCGCCGCCTTCACGCGGGCCGCCGGTTGGTCGACTCGCCCGCGCTCCCAGCGTCCCGACTTCGGCGAGCACGAGTGGACTTTCGCCGGCGGCGCGGTCACCGACCGTGCCTTCGCCACACGCCTGCATCGCTTCATGCGCGACCACATCCCCGTCCTCAAAGCGGTGATCTGGACATGGACACGTCTGGCCGCCGCCCCCTCCCGCTTCGAAATCAGCGCGTCCACCGAAGCCATCAAGAATCGGTCCTATGCGGTCCTATCGGACCTGTCACACCGCATCCACCCCGACCGTCTCACCCGCTTTGCCGGATTCGACGCTCTGCTCTTGCAGTATTTCGATGCGCTCTTCACCGATGGCGCCGTCTGCGGCGAGCTCACCCTGTTGCCCTCACGCGCCGGCCTGGCACGGTTTGATTTCATCGACACGGCCACGCTCGAGTTCGCGCCGGACCCCCAGGATGGCTGGCGGATGTACCAGCGCACGCCGGGAGGACGCCTGACGCTCGATTCGGATGCCATCTTCTACCAGCCGCTGGATGCCGAGGCCGGACGTCCCCACGGCAAGTCGCTGATCGGGGCGGTCGGATTTGTCGCGCGCATCGAGCAGGAGCTGGTGCGCGACATCGGCAAGGCGACGCACAACGCCGGTTATCACCGTCTGCATGTGGCGATCAAGCCACCGGCGCCGGGCGCGGCCGAATCCGACAGCGACTACACCGCCCGCGCCAACGCCTACTTCGACCAGACCGTGCGCGCCCTGCGTGAATTCGATGTCGACGACAACCCGGTCACCTGGGACGATGTCGAAATTCGCCACATCAGTCCCTCCGGCGAGGTGACCTCGTCGCGCAGCTGGTATCTCAATCACCGCTCGATGGTCGAGGATGTGATCGCCGGCTGCCATCTGGCGTCGTTCATGCTCGGCTACGCCTACGGCGGCACCCAGACCTGGGCCAAATTCAAATACGAGATGGTGGGCCGGCAGATCGCGACGCTGCAACGCGCCGCCTCGCGCTTCTGCGAGTGGATCGCCAACATCGAACTGGCCCTGCATGGTCTCGACGCCGAAGCCCGCCACGTCTTCGACAACCGCC
It encodes the following:
- the smc gene encoding chromosome segregation protein SMC yields the protein MYLKRIELNGFKTFPDLTEVILSPGITSVVGPNGCGKSNLMDAVRWVLGEQRARVLRGGKMEDVIFSGTPQRPGMSAAEVTLIVDNQSGGLPTDFTEVAITRRLDRSGESEYRLNGVPCRLKDIHDLLLDTGMGSHGYAVIQAAMIDAILSENPDERRFLFEEAAGVSKYKVRQKAALRKMEATEQDLLRLTDLKNEVATHVRSLARQKGMAERHRQLRDRWKAVDLALAVREYKRRLEQASALHQAHQQAREESATLSAQVDQLEIEWQALRVALDEAERVAQAAADRLTEATNLLHAHKTESIRWEDRQRHLREDQARLSERRQALTERLAELEKRRGVADYEANNARAARELIAERVVKVEQAYREARDAVAAREAALAEVDAEHTRIQHAHLRLASQREAWEHRREDVLRRREQLRERRDRQTALVAQAQTETDQLTGELEARRAEERALAETHTRLSAQFAEWENEKTRLTEESRQRDARLAELRAGRDLVAELIQRGEGLGQAAAQILADPRWAGRVAGWIDRLHPQHDWRHAVEAALAGRIGAIWCDDPATVAELVAHLASGAQGRATILDRSLLAPADTRPDIQAPEFSGWLSDKIECDTSDRPWVDALLGHVATAADTDAARRLFQAGQGRYAVVTPDGTLFAAPGIIQAGADSAEPLVGRADRLKDFDERIREAEAALASCEQALAALSARLIDQKPALDDAARRLTEMEAEISARQLALEAASTRLAEYRRRAAELDAEWAQQESLGLTDPATDGASETELQTRLAALAAALAEARAALAAAEEKQNQAAAILNQARVEVVESQAKLDAHVTEIRRCEESAAETRLEQESIQARLTEIAAEQETLAANLAGAAARERELQAACDQADSERAATRAEVARRKDAMSGVENRLRELRHTRDDAERKRAQIELELSGLRHDAEQTRLRIQETHGIDPASATIEETADSDDDLREKAESLKQQIDRLGPVNPLALEEYQTEKQRWDFLEKQVGDLRSAKQQLQETIDELNRTAGERFMETFNSARAHFQNVFTELFRGGEADVRLTEEGNPLESPIEIYARPRGKKFIGIRQLSGGERALTALALLFGLYLVKPSPFCILDEVDAPLDDANCGRFLRMIDRFKGRTQFIIVTHNKLTMEAADALYGVTMEQPGISKLVSVRLNRADESAAEPGLAEPRIAIDTAEPADVDS
- the ftsY gene encoding signal recognition particle-docking protein FtsY, encoding MVRSFFQKLKDGLSKTHRNLTDKIKESIGLQPKFDPALFDDLEAALIAADCGLDLAVELTETTREACKRDNVGDSDGVIARLKQAMADVLRHSARPASGSIGRPQVTVFVGVNGAGKTTSIGKIGCHHARAGRSVIFAAADTFRAAAGEQLEIWAERAGAQIVASQHGADPAAVAYDAVAAAKARGVDVVLIDTAGRLQTKSNLMAELAKVRRSVDKALGNDAPKPEVLLVMDATTGQNGLSQAQEFTKAVGVDGIVLTKLDGTAKGGIVLAIAHTLKIPVAWVGVGEGIEDLETFDPDEFVEALFA
- a CDS encoding 23S rRNA (pseudouridine(1915)-N(3))-methyltransferase RlmH, producing MRLTVIAIGKPRAPWAIAALEHYTRFLSKYTDVRFAWLKPAPASLENTGAIVRHEGDRILAHLTAEPGFAIACDKAGRSFTSETFAARLQKGIDAHGGRVCIIIGGAWGLDPRVQEAAHLAWSFGPLTFPHELALVTACEQTARALSILRGEGYHK
- a CDS encoding outer membrane beta-barrel protein translates to MRKVIVLTSVLMVALLFSSAAQAEVLGRFAVSPYGGVVIPIGDFADNDPENENSLGAKTGFGLGAMAEYGLTENVMVGGRFGYNQFGFDEDMSPVEGATLDGPKWTVMEFGAFVKLLLSAGSNTRPYFKAGVNAGKAKFKTDAEAGGESGEVEIDVATALGLEGGVGVLHMFSPNLGGFVEGSFNHLMTDGKDVELTVDGDSFGTEEATTNVQWIAVRAGVSFFFGGK
- a CDS encoding outer membrane beta-barrel protein; amino-acid sequence: MRRLTLSVVTLVVIACCAAPASAFDAYHRFFLAACGGVVVPIGDFADDDLANPQAGGAKTGFDLGLRLEYGVTETFLVGGRFGYDRFDVKREMLDAIAPDLEAHWTLTEIFGLYGKFLAMPGAATRPYARAGAFLGKPELTFDSGDEIWSGEYDVSLGLEAAIGVTHMFSRNVGFGFEARFAHLFTSDSDSGDDAETLARIAGPSGVRDPGGNVSLIDLAAFVDYSF
- a CDS encoding permease — its product is MKTWITNAAIETGRIALEMAPYIVLGLVAAVLIYAAFPKGQIFRWLGRRGIGSIIKGALAGIPLPLCSCGVVPVAMTLRRSGASDGATVSFLVSEPETGPDSIAVTWALINPLMTVLRPVAALVTATATGLAVERFAPRKAVFETDRTNGAERTDSSWAARLRGSFDYVMKDFLPDIANWLVVGIVLSGVLAVIIPDNWFERIGSFTQMVMGVVVGVPLYICASASTPIAAVFLAKGMSPGAALVFLLVGPATNAASFAVIVRELGARAATVYLAGMIITAVLLGVLVDATMGSWDWTPRIALVAADERIGIWHWAGLAALVAALGSVWWRQLRKSRLFAAAG
- a CDS encoding metalloregulator ArsR/SmtB family transcription factor, whose amino-acid sequence is MPAKSPTPGPNGPNDRCEIDSFDPKKVAAARKLMLPADEIERMSSIFQCVAHPTRIKIIQALFTGELCVCDLAQVLGSSVSAVSHQLRTLRSLRLVKYRREGKMAYYSIDDEHVRALFALGLEHVRHG
- a CDS encoding thioredoxin family protein — translated: MRRAHLSIRYILAAAIVMIAGENAMAGWYTDSIKTAPVIEIRGELADTARCRELGDRYIDDNLDYLLSANEWLIVNFCAYWCGDCNNFTPDFNRAAGQSAYAGIRWAYADIDGTRGNENMRKRFSLPGTPVVILFHKGEIVKDADGNPAILDGHAGDKTYDDIIAYLNAHYRP